A region of the Carya illinoinensis cultivar Pawnee chromosome 16, C.illinoinensisPawnee_v1, whole genome shotgun sequence genome:
taccTCCTACCCCCAACTCCCTCCTGCAGATGTTATCTTCATCCCCAAAAATGTTGATGGATGCAGTAGACAAAATGTTGTTTTCGCCAGCGACTAGTCCAGGTAAAAGGCTCAACTTCTGAGTCTGGAAAGCAGGCTACAAATCGCCAATCTTACAGTTTTCCACTGATTTAGATTGATGATAGGCCATCTTCATGACCCAGGAACTATAGGTTCTGTGTCACCAATAATCTTTGCAAGAACATAAACCTTCTGTAAATCTGTGAAATCGAGCTCGATCTCGCACAACGATCTCCCTGTTATAGATCTTGGATATAATTTTAATCACAACATGACAATCCCCGCATATCCTAAGGTTCTTAATCACTTGGATTGGAGTCCCCTCAGCTGTGCTAATCAAACCAAAAGCCACAGCCAACTTCTCGCTGTGATAACACAATGCATTCTCCTTCTCCTCTTGTCCTATATCATGCAACACAAAGTTAGTCTCAGCCACATACCCATAGGCTTTAGTCCTGAACTTAATCTCATCTAGCTTTGCATAAATCTCGCGCCAATTGAAATGGCTCTGATCACCATTTACAAACTTATGTATGACGCCGTCCACTTCGATGTAACTAAACCCTGGTATCTTCTTCACATCTCTATCCTTCATCGCTGTTCGCACCCTATCCACATCTTTCCATCTCTCATGAGCTGCATAAACATTCGACAGTAACACAAAATCCCCACAACTGTTAGACCCCATTTCCACCAGCTTCCGTGAGGCAATCTCAGCCATTTCCACATTCCCGTAAGTCTTGGATGCACCAAGCAAAGTCTGCCAAAGAACCTCATCGGGTGTCATAGGCATAGAGCTTACAATATCATAAGCCTCTTTGAGCCTCCCAGCACGACCCAACAAATCAACCACACTACCATAATGCTTAACATTAGGCGTCAACCCAGACCCTGCCATGGAATCAAACAACCGAACCCCATCATCCACTAAGCCTGCGTGGTTGCACGCACACAATGCGCCAAGATATGACACCGCATCTGGGTGCACCCCGGCTCCACCCATTTGCTCAAAAAGCTCTAGAGCCTTGTATCCATCACCATGCAAGGCAAACGCCATAATCATGGTATTCCACGTAACAATACTCCTACGGCACATGTTCTTAAACACCGTATATGCCTTATTGGCAAAGCCACATTTTGCGTACATGTCAATAACTGCATTGCAAACTTGCACGTTCATGTCTAGCTTCTCTCCCATGATATAACCGTGAACCTTTTCGCCTTCTTTCAAAGCACCCAATTGCGAACACGCCGAGAGAGCCCCAAGAACAGTGATTTCATTAGGCTTCCAACCCTCTACCCGCATTCCATTAAACAACTCTATAGCTTCACTGGGTCGACTTCCCTGAGCCAGCCCAGCAATCAAAGCGTTCCACGAGGCAATATCTCTGACATCCATTTCATCAAATACCTTCTCGGCACTATCAAGATCGCCAGATTTAGCGTACACGTCCAACAAAGTAGTCATCAAGAGAGCGTCGGCATAGAATCCAAATCGCACAACTTGAGAATGTATCTGCATGGCCTCGGAGCGAGCCAGCATACGTGCACATGCCTTGAGAGCGAATGAGCAGGTGAGCGCATCCACTCTGCAGGACTGGCGCGACATGGTTCCGTACCACAAGATGGCCCTCGTGGGTTCGGGGCCGGCGGCGAGGCCCCGAACGACGGCGTTCCAATCATTAGTTGATGGATTTTGGATGTGTCGGAATAGGTGGGTGGCGTAAGAGAGGTCACCAAAGGGGGAGACGGCGCAGAGCTCGAGGAGTTTGGTACGGGAGGGAGATAAGAGAAGTTGGCCGGTGGTTATGAAATGGACTTGGAGCTGTttgatgtgagagagagagttgcattTCTGTATCAACGACTCAAGGTAGGCCATTCCATTCCTTGCTACTTCCACCTGGTTTTAGAGCTTCTGATAATTTCCACGGGAATTGGAATTTGTTTGAACATTAAATATTAAGACTGTCTACCCTTAGTATTAtgcctagtatatatatatatatatatatttatccttttcatttttcaatgtCCTTAACTTGAGAAGTATATAGCCAGAACAAAAGAGTTGATTTTTTTCACTAGGTGAGACCCTAATATTATCTTATAATCTGAGCTTTGTCAAGATAATCGGCTAATTACAATATGGGAATAATGCAAGAATTCACAAAAGCTCCCTCAAGTTGAATGTCTActgcattttttgttttcttttgatgTCAGAGACCTTTCAAGGCAGGGCCCGGACTTCCCTATAAAATAAACTCCGGTCTCGTGCACAACACATTCGAAAGTTTCTCTACATAAAATTGGTTAATTCACCGACTTTTCACCAAGATTGTTAATTTCTTTTaggtaattaattttttctacaTATGAAACACTTTCATTGGACAAACTTATTAGTAGGCTTTATAGTCCAATGGGACTCTCTAGTCTCCCCTTCTCTTTGAAAGGGAAGAGGTCATCCCTTTTTGTTGATGATCAAGTCATTTTTCACTATTGTCACATTTTGAGGAAATAAACTTCCACTTTTGACAAACTTCTGCTTTTGGTAATATAATGGTCATCCCAGGAACTTGAAAGCCATTCGAAATGTAGTAAATCAATTGCAAAATTTTCtcttcccacctttttttttttaacttttataatgTCAGTTTCCATTTCATCAGAAGAGTATAGACCAAACGAGTTTCCAATTCAATGAGCATCTATATCTCATCCACAAAGCACCAAACTTCTTAAGTCTACAAGAGGTTTAAGAATACTACACTTTTTTATGTCCAAGATAAGGACTCAAAATAAGAACATATAACTACATAATATCTGCTGGGAAAAACACACTGCCAAGTAAGTTTGGGAAATGcaatgaatttgagaatccaCCGACTTGTGCCATAGAATCCAACATCAGCAATCCGGCAGTCTCATCACAACTTCAGCTGGTGGTCGTAGGGTACATACCATTTCTCTTGTCTTGCCAAAATATACCTGATCCAGTGAATTCCTCAGCTTACTCTCCATCTCCTCTATCATCCTTCCCATATTACAAATATGGCCTTCTGCAACTGAGAGGTTCATATCCATCTAAAGGGGATAGGAAGAAAATAATCAATTCCTGTCCAAAATAAACATACTCCGAGGCAAAAAAAAGCTTGCTTGTCTAATTGCACAcataaggataaaaaataactaTGATCCAATTGATTATGTTAAGGCTCTTTTATGTCTTGGGATAACacaaggttaaaaaaaaaaaaaaaaaaaaaacaacgccCCTTACTCCTTaggagtattttttaattttttttcttgttgtaTTTACCAAGAACCTAGTGGAAGGTCAAGGCATATTCAGGGGAAAGTACCATGAGCTGTGGTTTCTGTATTTATCGACTTCCTCTTACtctaattttctcaattaataaGCTGGGTTCTCTTTGGTCCCCACACCTTTTCCGTCGTGGGGTGTGGGTTGCAAGAGGGAGAAAGGgaggagagagggggggggggggggtcctgAGGAGGGACAGATCTGCTAAACTTTAGTCTTCTCAATGACGATTTCTTTTACTTAGGAAACGACAGTTTCACCATCAAACAGAATAATCCCCAACACTGAATCTGATCCAACTAGTCCAGCTTTTGCCATCTGAATAGGAGTACTTCCTAGAAGGGAGATGATGCTGATCACCATACTGAAACCTCTCACAGGTTATGAGCAAATGGAATAAAAAATGATTCTGATTAAATTCACTGTCCATTCTTTGCAAATTCACTCACCCAAGAGGAACAAAGGTACAACTCTCTTACATCTGGCTTCGGCAGATTTTCAGAGAAATATTCCAACAAGTAAACTCTGGGGCAAAGATTAAACTCCTCAGTCCAGAATAGAAAGAAATACCTGTCGCCTAATTGATCCAGACAAGCTAAATGTGCCTGACAACCCATTATCCGTAGTCAAAGATAGCATCACAGTACTGGTTAAGCAGTAATGAGCAACTCCTTCCTCCTCTGGCCCCACCTAGAACAAAATAAGTTTTAGCACGTACAAGGAAGGAATGGCAGAAAAATACACAGAGAAGAGGGAAAGCAGCCTGCGTCACGGAGGGTTAC
Encoded here:
- the LOC122299580 gene encoding pentatricopeptide repeat-containing protein At1g34160; translated protein: MSRQSCRVDALTCSFALKACARMLARSEAMQIHSQVVRFGFYADALLMTTLLDVYAKSGDLDSAEKVFDEMDVRDIASWNALIAGLAQGSRPSEAIELFNGMRVEGWKPNEITVLGALSACSQLGALKEGEKVHGYIMGEKLDMNVQVCNAVIDMYAKCGFANKAYTVFKNMCRRSIVTWNTMIMAFALHGDGYKALELFEQMGGAGVHPDAVSYLGALCACNHAGLVDDGVRLFDSMAGSGLTPNVKHYGSVVDLLGRAGRLKEAYDIVSSMPMTPDEVLWQTLLGASKTYGNVEMAEIASRKLVEMGSNSCGDFVLLSNVYAAHERWKDVDRVRTAMKDRDVKKIPGFSYIEVDGVIHKFVNGDQSHFNWREIYAKLDEIKFRTKAYGYVAETNFVLHDIGQEEKENALCYHSEKLAVAFGLISTAEGTPIQVIKNLRICGDCHVVIKIISKIYNREIVVRDRARFHRFTEGLCSCKDYW